The segment TTGATTGGCTCATTTCATCGTATCCATCGTTGAGTAggtcgatgcccatgctgtgagtcagtgagtgagtgagttaatatttaacgtcacattggcaatatttcagccatatcgtgacgagaacatttaataatgaaaaggacagtaaaacaactagaatatcacaatcagcattaaaactagcgtggaaagttaaaactgacatcattatatggacaatgcaatataaaaacaagctATAGATGTTGTTAATGACttaattgtctggtcgagacttgattgtttacagaccgtcaccaaaTTGTGGGAATACTGGTGACTGCAACCAGTCAACCACCGGGCTTCCATTTGTTCAATGTTATTAATAAAGATTAACTTAAGGCATCCTTTGTTATTTTCTCCCTTTTACACTTAAACGTAATGGGCATCCGAGTTTTACGTATGTGATGAAACTGGCTGCCTGTTACAAATGTGAGATAAAACAACAAGTTATAACCACGTCAATAATATCAGGTTATCGTATGTGTTGTCCTAAGATTATTAATTTTCAATAGCATTCTTTTAAAAGAAAAGTATCAATTcataccaaatggtcaatactGTATGTTTTTGTAAGGTAAACATATTGGATATTTGTAATCTCATTTTCAGTTTGCAAATACCAACCTAATCTGTTATAACCCTTCTGTCTTTGGTTTAACAAATACAGTTGGTAGGTTgaactttacgtcacatcggcattatttaAAGCATATAGTGACGAGTACAGCTGGTGAAAAATATACGGTCGTAATTGTAAGTACCTGTATCATTCCTCCCAGTAGATTTTATCAGTGATgcttcatgagtgagtgagttgttacgagagtgtatattccgtgatttgagttgttagTAATTATTAtatagttgtaattgggtcacagtattTAAGGtttttagtgttagttattatcggtcacatttcctacagagaattattgAAGCGGtacgcctctaaggcagtatTTTAGAGTTTCCACCCTTTGAATAACAATAACACGAGGCTACTACAAATGTTCTAGAGGTCTCAAcattagtggcgatggtcgtaagtgctcgaTAGGTCTTGAAACTATGACTGACACGGACAtggacacggacacggacacggacacggacacggacacggacacggacacggacacggatACTGGAGAAGCATCATCAATCGCAGCCAACACTTGATCTCTTAAACCCTGTTTGatcgctcgctgtgttacattctgcataactgtttctctctcgcactaagactttggtgattttgctacatattttgtgacccactgccttagattttgtctcatttgtattgtatatgaaatcGGTATAgtgaaactgacttgtgactcttgctctctttgcttaatagtacaatatttgaatgttttggacgtgtctttgttctgttttgctggttcacaggggatttcttacaccttttgtcacggcaaaatgTTTAACCGTAACAGAGGGAGTTAACATTTTACATCGTATCGGCACTATTACAACCATTTGGccatgaaaacaaggtaaaATATCTGCCGACAAAGAatagtaaaactaactagactaTCAGAGTTACATTTGGTGTTTCATGGGGAGCTCTGCAAATTGCAGAATGGTCAtgtattgaaactatttcatttttatttgcGGATTTTGTAAACTCAGGGACACGTCAAGTGAAAAttgtttactcaaatttcacCACTAACTGAAATTTCGGTTTTATCAGTTAGTGTAATGTGTCACTAAAGTCATGAGGATGTTAAATGGGAGATATGAACCTTAGCAGTTCATGCGGATATAATGTTCCATAACCTAGCCATAGGAGTGTGTAATTATATTTAGAGAacatattgatgtttatttctCAAAATCCGCATCGTGTCATTGCATTTACAGAGCTATCTTTATCTAAATTATGATCCATAAAATCAAAAGTAAGTTTTCTGAATCTGACACTCACCATCTTAAAGGTGGAAACCAATTATTAacttcaaattttgaaattgttaatACACTCGGTAAAACTATCacaccaccaataccaacaagaaagaaaacctTCAATGTTTACATACAGCATCACCAAAAGAGGCCCTATTAGATATTTAGTGGTGTGATGATATGACTGACCCAATACCTAACCCTGGATATGGTCATACCGATCCTTCACATTATCGATCAATTTAACTAATACACTTTGGGAAATTATGAATGCATGATCCATAATCGACTAGCTTGGTACTGGAAATCACCAaactatttacatatttataatgTGATTTCTGTAAAACCAGAAGTACATGACCAATTTCTGCGTGTCAAATATACCAGAAAAAATAAGCAAGCAGTTAGAAAAAAGGGCATAAGACTCTGCATGGAAAAATGGAATTTAAAGAAGTTTAAAAGATTTTGGAATGTGAAACCGCTTGCCTATTTTCATGTCAAGATCCGGATTAAAATATTGTCCTtaagtaactcatgcttgtggaTGACTAACTAGAATAAAAgagtgggtggtcaggctcgctgacttggttgacacatgtcatcagttgtcaaattgcgcaaatcgatgctcaggCTGTGGATCACTgtaatgtctggtccagactctatggaccgtcgccatatagctggaatgttgctgacagctacactcactcagtcaaccTCGACAGATTTTCATAATCAAGATCAGTGTGTCCCAGATTGCAGCATTATGTCTGTCACAAGATGGAGAACaaagatgtttcttgtgattaaaGCATCTTGGGTCCGcagtaataaaaatacactggtTTCATACTTTTTCggtttttttcttggtttatggGGGTTGGCAGATTTGCAAACCAAGCTTTCACGAAGGTGTAGTGTTAGAAACATTAATtttattgttaaaaatgctcaacttgaaaactgaaatttttaATTCAAGTCTATGGAAACAGAAAAACATAttattacacgatgccatttagaaagtggtcaaatgcaacatatgtcatatttgggatttcaccttcttagtaaagtacaaattctagtacttttttcggttgagtcccatccgggattcgaacccgcaccctcagagtcaggcacctaatcgccagcacacaaagtcagccgcctagcccgctcagccgcCGCGACTTCCAGTGgaaggtgcgggttcgaatcccggatgggactcaaccgaaaaaagtactagaatttgtactttactaagaaggtgaaatcccaaatatgacatatgtagaAAAACATATTGTTTAACAGCCAGTCACAGACAAACCTCagtgttttattgacacctacgTGTGTGCATGCCTGTCTGCTAATAACAATAGGCAGTACACAACCACAAtaactgaccacatgcaatttataCTTAACACTTATCATGTTATACACCATGAACAAAACGTtcgaaacaaatgaattacagtatcaACACACGAATGAATCAGCTAAAAGGTTGTTATTATTACATACTCAAATCTATATTCACAGATGGAGCCAGTGATTATGACTCAATTATTTGTGCCACAATCATTGTATCCAGAACAATATATTCTCCATTACCAACAACAATAACCAATCCATTCGTTCACCAGAAGCAACTTTTATATGAACAGTTGTGAGacatataaacaataaaacTCCAAATAGAAGCAGTATAGACTATTTTCTGAGACACTTTCGCGTTTATAAGGTATTATTAATAGGACATGTAAATATCCGCTTTTACTTTTATCATGATCtcgctactggccaatacgaacATCTTGCGCTGGTTGCACAGCCGACGTTCTGGTAACAGATTGACTGATAAAataaagcagcactcagcaaatctcTGACGCCACTTCGAATTCTGTTATCATATACTGATTTCAAACCGGGTATTAGATCGGAGTTCTAATGCAAGCAACAGGGGACTCCAAAGTAAAGATATCACATAACTACGTGGAACATAGCTATCGGCTACACCGACCTGGGCTGTCCAGATTGTATTTGACGGCGTTAGCAAGTGGCGGTGCACTCATTCTCGTGAATTGCACTATGAAAGCGAATAGGTGAGAATGTTATGGGTGTTTCCCGGAATTCAGCTCCTCATCCACCGCGACAGACAACTTCTAGATCTGATCTTTTGTACCATTTATTAAGGGAAATCTGTCATAACGTTTCTGGACAGAAGTGTAAAGAATGGTGAAGGATAGGAGGAAGAAAGGAGCAACGTGAATGGGAATGACGTCAGGgagttgatgttttgtttgaagacaacatatccATTCGCGTGCAGCTGTCAAGCCAGAACATTGATCCCAAAACACTGAGCCAAAATCTAtcttttttcatgtttatatatGCTTTTTTACAAAGGTAATATGTGTTTGAGGCAGACAGTTTGTTTTTACTGGCTCAAGCATACTAAGCATACACTTCTTCAAAACGTTTGCTCTATAATAAAACTTCTTTAATTAGGACTTTAAATCAGATGGGACAAGTGTGCCTGTGACAAGGGCTACTGACGAAACACACCCCACTGTCATGGTCTTTGAGAAGTGAACCTGTACCTTGTTAGCCCCAGTGACGAACAGGGAGGAAGGAACAACAAACTCCCGAACCTCCCAATAGGTCGTGCTGTTAAACTTGTTGGAATCATATAAGTTATAGTAAGATTCAAGGCGCTGGCCGTTAAAACTAAGGGATGACATACTGTTTGTTACATTGATCGGCCAACTGGTTGAAACTCTCAGTCTTGCACTATGATATTGGCCTGCAGGTAGAGATATTGCTGTGGAGACCGTATTGCCCTGGATTGGTATAAGTGCATTAGCTCCATAATATGTGGTTTCGTTGAATGTGACTCTAGGTAGTTCCCCGGAGGGGTTCTTGAATGTAAAATGACATGTTGCTTCAGGAGGCAGTTTAACAATTCCTTCTGTCTTCTGaatgtcaaatgtttcattGAAGGTGATGACTGGATTCCAATCGTCAGTGATAGTGACACAGGTTGCTTCTCCTGTGGTTGGTTTGATCCAGTTATCTTCAAATTCTATCTTGACATTCTGTGCCTTCTGAGAATAACTATGCAAGAGGATGACCACTTCGCTCTTCAGTGGACTTGCCATTGCTAATGGTGACACGGTTCGTTCCTCTCCGTCGTACTGACTGGTAGTTCTGATGAAGGAGTAGTCTGAGGTGAATTTGTACCAGAACTCAAAGACGTCGACAACTCTTTTAGGTTGTCCTTGGGAAGTGAAAAGCGACCAGGAGTAGTAGGGCTGTTGTATATAGGCCAAAAGAAACACCACTGCTCTGTCAATGTATTCCCGTAGACCAAGAAATGTAAATCTGTGAGCATTGGAGTGATATATCGTTGAAAAGTCTTCGATACCTGACGGAGCGTATTTGTCAATTCCTATCACAAGATCGCGACCATATTCACTGATGACAAGGGGAATACTCTTTCCTGTTTTCTCAAAAGCATAGTTTTCAACGAGATCAACAAATGCTACTAAACGTGCTTCATTCATACCAGTAAGGTTGTAAGATTTTCCAGAAACAATAAGGGTGTTGTATGAGTGAAAAGAAAACACGTCTAAATAGTCTAGAGCGACGTCCATGAAATATGCTACTTCTTTCCAGTATCTAAACTCGTCTCTATCCGCAGATCCAGCTTCTGCGTCGAGTGTAGGTCCAGCCACTTTAATGTTAAATCTTGCGTGGAGCTTTTCCGCAACTAATTTGTGGAACTGGGCAACAGTTGTGAAAttcaaaatgtaatatttgGCATCGGGTTCATTCATGGGTTCAATGTAGGGTGGGATTCGTCCTTTGGTGTAGTCGTAAATTCCTTGCACCATCAAGACCATGAACTCTGCAGCAGCATCGACGTTGTTTGGGAACTGACCTGCATGTTCAGACTGGTTCAACCAATTCGGGAACATATTTAGACCTGGAAGTTGGATGGGAAAAGGAAATAGGtcttgtttttattgttgtttcatttttgtggtttgtttgttttggagtTAAAGAAATGAAAAGTAAGGTTTCCAATAGTCGTTATGATAGGCAGTTGTGTCTGTGTGAATATTGTTGAAGGCAGCATCTGTGGTTTTGCAGCTATTCACGGCGTAAAGCTCAAAATGTATGTACTTCGCAACAGACTTAAATCTCATACCAGATTTTTATTAAAATCATACCGATTATCTATTAAACTTTTCCCGTTGTCGCTTTCTGTTTTGTTAGGTGCCCAAATTTGGCAGTGCATTGCATTTTTCTATCGGCAATTTATTTCCGCATCTACCGATGTGGCCATGGAATAACTTTGTACTTTGAAAGAGAAAATACGATTAATATATTGGCTGGACTATGTAGAAAACATTCTTTTGAGGGTTTTCTTGTGAAATTAATGAACAATACTGGCCTTTCTCTTTGCCATCATAATTGCATGTTACACTAACACACATGTGATCCAGGTAGGAAACGGTACAAGTAAAATgagacatgaaatatttaaaaggtTGTAAAGTTCCAAAATAACGATTCAGTATCCATTCACAACAAGGCCAAATGATTATACAAACCATTATGGAAttcaatatttatatcatttatatCATTTGAAGCATTGTCTTACCttctgacatcatgatcatgtcgTTCTCATAACCACTGTTAATGTTATCAAGGTACACGGAAAACAGCTGCTTCTGTTTGGTGGCATTCTTCAGGTAGTTGGGGTCTGGGTAGCCGCGACGGTTGGGGTCCTCAGGCCACTGAAGTGAAGTTTCATTCCA is part of the Haliotis asinina isolate JCU_RB_2024 chromosome 6, JCU_Hal_asi_v2, whole genome shotgun sequence genome and harbors:
- the LOC137287370 gene encoding beta-porphyranase A-like; this encodes MKWILVYLTLSLSVVTVYSDTTVTIHPQWLAQGGSARYDSNRWNKHNGLDQEYLIPKCRNLRTDGGRWNNNGLSYQLFADWPEDPNRRGYPDPNYLKNATKQKQLFSVYLDNINSGYENDMIMMSEGLNMFPNWLNQSEHAGQFPNNVDAAAEFMVLMVQGIYDYTKGRIPPYIEPMNEPDAKYYILNFTTVAQFHKLVAEKLHARFNIKVAGPTLDAEAGSADRDEFRYWKEVAYFMDVALDYLDVFSFHSYNTLIVSGKSYNLTGMNEARLVAFVDLVENYAFEKTGKSIPLVISEYGRDLVIGIDKYAPSGIEDFSTIYHSNAHRFTFLGLREYIDRAVVFLLAYIQQPYYSWSLFTSQGQPKRVVDVFEFWYKFTSDYSFIRTTSQYDGEERTVSPLAMASPLKSEVVILLHSYSQKAQNVKIEFEDNWIKPTTGEATCVTITDDWNPVITFNETFDIQKTEGIVKLPPEATCHFTFKNPSGELPRVTFNETTYYGANALIPIQGNTVSTAISLPAGQYHSARLRVSTSWPINVTNSMSSLSFNGQRLESYYNLYDSNKFNSTTYWEVREFVVPSSLFVTGANKVQVHFSKTMTVGCVSSVALVTGTLVPSDLKS